The Pseudophryne corroboree isolate aPseCor3 chromosome 3 unlocalized genomic scaffold, aPseCor3.hap2 SUPER_3_unloc_4, whole genome shotgun sequence region gcgggacccatacacctctttactgcctccagcagcctctggtactgcactgcggccatccaccctgtctccctctactactgccacctgccctgtccccccccactactgccactgccctgtctcccaccACTGCTGCCaccaccctgtatccccccactactgtcacctcccaccgccctgtctcccccctgacatctcagcactgcttggggattcttggtactgctggtaacagtccttcatctgcagatggaagtaaccagggcagtaaggaggcagaagctgcatctggtaccatggaccctggtcatgtagggctgggagagtcagtaagattatgtaatagagtcaccatcttacaggcagccggtgaagggagcagagaatgggtgttatatggcaggaacgggctggttaggtaacagcctggctgctgcattctgtacaagctacaagcggtgcaattcttttgctgggagacccaggtagaggacattgcagtagtctatgtgtgatgatacaagtgcatgtatgactgtagataTATCTTCCGAGGGAAATAAgtactggagtctggctatgttcctcagatggggATATGATTGTggatgatacctgatgtctaagtgtcactccaccatccaggccaccaagattccgcacatgatctgcATTTTCTAACTCTGAACCCAGAAGCATTAGTCTGGTTGGTAGGTAAAGCAGAGCTGTAGCCctcccctttgttggtgagcttctatcataaggacctgtttcaccagtactgagtcacagccaactggcatcacccacacctggagctcagctagacatttaggattggtattgggttctcagtacccggagaaAGACAGGTCATGTGTATAGCAGTGGTAGAGGaggacatgacatctgattatttcaccctgcggtagcatgtatattgcaaaaagcataggagataggataagaaccttgaggaACATTACATGGCAATGAGAAGTATACTCCAgaataaaatggttcctcacctgagtgatgtctattgtgtgcaacaagagctaatttatttctcagagtatggaaatggcctctcacctgtgtgacatcgctgatgtctaacaaggtgtgatttgtgtgcaaaacatttcccacactcaaaacatggaaatggcttctcaccggtgtgacttcgctgatgtgaaacaagttgtgatttctgggtaaaacatttcccacactcagagcaagcaaatagattctcacctgtgtgacttcgctgatgtataacaagttctgatttccgtgcaaaacatttcccacactcagaacatggaaatggcttctcccctgtgtgacttcgctgatgtataacaagatctgctttccgtggaaaacatttcccacactcggagcaagaaaatggtttctcacctgtgtgacttttctgatgtagaacaagatctgatttgtatgcaaaacatttcccacacgcagaacatggaaatggcttctcacctgtgtgacttcgctgatgtatgaTAAGATCtgttttccgtgtaaaacatttcacacactcagagcaagaaaatggcttctcacctgtgtgatttctctgatgtagaacaagatctgatttctgtgcaaaacatttcccacattcagaacatggaaatggcttctcacctgtgtgacttcgctgatgtctaacaagttgtgatttccaggtaaaacatttcctgcactcagagcaagaaaatagattctcacctgtgtgacttcgctgatgtataacaagatctgatttccgtgcaaaacatttcccacactcagaacatggaaatggcttctcacctgtgtgacttcgctgatgtataaccagatctgatttccgtgtaaaacatttcccacactcagagcaagaaaatggcttctcacctgtgtgacttctctgatgtagaacaagatctgatttgtgtgcaaaacgtttcccacattcagaacatggaaatggcttctcacctgtgtgacttcgctgatgtgtaataagatctgatttccgtgtaaaacatttcccacactcggagcaagaaaatagcttctcacctgtgtgacttctctgatgtagaacaagatctgatttgtgtgcaaaacatttcccacactcagaacatggaaacggcttctcacctgtgtgactccgctgatgtgtaacaagttgtgatttccaggtaaaacatttcctgcactcagagcaagaaaatagattctcacctgtgtgacttctctgatgtctaacaagttttgatttctgtgcaaaacatttcccacactcagaacatgaaaactttgatgtacctgtgtgacttttattatgtgcatcaagagttgttttgtatgtaaaacatttcccacactcagaactggaatatggtttctcacctgtatgtattctcttatgtattacaagatcagatttgtgtgcaaaacatttcccacactcagaacatggaaatggcctctcccctgccttacctgtctgatgggaaataagctttgtgttctgtgtaataagctttgtgttctgtgtaaaacatttggcatctatagaacagggaaacactgtatctactctcagagctgtaacagatgcatcaATATCAGAgtaatcaggagaacatttcccaggatcaggggtatCAGCTGATAGGGCTGGATGTATAAttagggtaatggggttatctcctggaaaatcctgtctactgtcattatcttttatgtcacaatccggggataacattagatgtccttctgagatattcctgcttgtgtgtccacctgctggaaataaaatacattatggaaatgtgacattttctgtaacaacattaatcttgtaaacaataggagaagacgactttctgggacacttaattgtaaatgtgtgtgtataataaaacaacttttaatgaaggctttataatattgtgtctcagactatcattgtgtccaccctcctgagaacactcacaataataaatgtaatattataataagacttagatatatctctctcttgtactggtaactaaccatgaagtataaatggagatatagtcactcgccaagtcctatgtcagcaccaatgtaaaacaatggatggggaacatatcgtatgaattggagattctagatgaacaataacatcagtcatatgagctgatggatcagagaaatgtctcctaacgttactcctggaagcattggtaaggtagcattcctttatgtgtgtgctcatacgctggtagccctatacatgtgttactcacccttatataaggtatattgctacagcagagtaggtgtggaacaaggtactttacatgaaaTACACCAGAtaataccctgcaatcatcatcatctgctaggttataatccactcttacacccccatcatcagtgtcttacctctattctctcaatagtaataaggatgatgtgtgtacggtaagtatgatatagagaattacatatcaggatctatacagctgccgccatacttctgcttctcatacgtgtgctactggcagcagtgaacatctgagtgagagtgcagggaagacagcagagtctaatgagaaagagattggatctgcctttgcagggctgtaccacacctgtcacccctgttagtatataaaataataaataagaggggcgtggtccatccagacgtgctttctggagctctcctcactaagtggcttcttatctaccctgatagctctcagccgctgctgggaccaagacccaatctattaagtaccccactcctcctgccctaaagccgctcgctcTGCTCACTCCGGGCAccattcactgccgcagcctagtgacaccgctgaagccacgggctgtattctgggacTAAGTGTGCCCGGTCTTTCCTGCATGCTCCGGGCCAcatgacttggaggcgcttttgcctcaggtgggagcaaaTGATCCCACGCTACTGCTGGGAACAGAACAGCCTGCCCACAGTCACTGGAGCCCAGCGGAGATATTGGGAAGGGATGTGGCTGACATTTTGGATCCTGGTccccggccatcgcatgctttgccttcaataaggtttaatataaataagtgtcctgacggctggaccggggtcactacactaaatcgaagcatttgcctggaggtgaaactaccttctatttatatggtaccactataatctacttcctctcagtctacatgcagagcccagtatcaagtatcatctgagtacagctcattaaactctgattacaacctcacagtatattattgtggatttattcactgaatatacagtattttgccatttgtgtcactCTGTGCTTCACGTCTGTGATAATGCTGACATCTAGTGGAATTTTTCGGTCATGACTGTGTTATTTCAGTTGCATGACATCATGTGTCTGAAGTGgtatttaaccagacctgggtgaactgcagaagtcagcctcccaccctaaggtcccccagagggaggctcgctccgtcatgtggcaggcttgtcttgtttagaagaaagctgacgggccgcccaggactgccttgtcttgggcttagtggttttgggagcatgagattgtcttgggtatgcctgaccttttgctttcccttgaggccgaaaggaacgaaaagtggtacctctagccttctgtacagaaggataagtatttgggagaaaggcagtcttagcatccgccagttcagacacaattttatttaggtcttccccaaacaaaatgtccccctgaaATGGGAATACctctaaggtctttttggagtctatgtccaccttccatgacctcaaccacagaatacggcgagctaggacagacgtagtcgacgccttggcagccaacacacccgcctcctgaatgtaataggaggcggtggtaatagcggtggtaatgtgagacaggtattgtctggccttgtcagataattccttgggcagctcttcctctaatgtctgaacccatgcttcaatacctttagcagcccaggaggcagcaatagtggatctatgtacagcacctgtcagggagtagatagatttcagacatccctccacacgcttatctgacaGTTCCTTCAgtaaagtgacagtggtgacaggcaaagtggatgacaccactaggcgggtgacatgagaatccacaggcggtgaattttcccacttgttacataactctgcagggagaggatagcgagctaatgcccgtttagacagagggaatttcttccctggattagaccagggctcctgcctgatgtccaccaaatggtcagaatggggtaatagatttttagtcaccttctgccgtttaaacatatcagttttcttagttacattagtggaatcctcatcatctgtgatTTGTAAGagcaaccactaggtcagggacatcaactagcaatggagaatcctcatcagaaacacctgattcactgTCGGACAGAACAGTAAGATCCTCCTCCTTTtccgatgaaacatctgagagattcgtggattctgaggaggaagcagcccgcttaaataacccagagacacgggagtggcCTGGAGTAGATTTGTGTTTGCCCAAAGATTGAtttaactgctgcaactggttagacaaattgtcCACCCAAGGcgaattaaccatagggacaatttgtgtctgtagtggtacaggtggtcccataggggtcgCGATGCATtccactagagcagtggttctcaaactcggtcctcaggaccccacacagctcacattttgcaggtcacctagcagaaacacaggtgcagtcattactcatatttgaaaacatccacaggtggagctgattatttcacttgcgattctgtggggagacctggaaaacatgaactgtttggggtcctgaggatcgagtttgagaacctgtgcactagagtacccagtagggctgtgaacgcagcccagggtggctcctgattggttacaatcTCACTGAAGAAACGcaagcgaaacagctgtctgaggcATTAGGCGGGCGTCCATCCATGTGATAGACAGGACGCCACACACCCAGTGCAATATCAGGATCATACACTTCCACATCAGTTATTGGACAGGTATTTTGGTTTCCTTTCGAGTGACACACTGTGGGACTGCATGTCGGGTGAACAGCCGTGCAATGTCATTTGGTATCAGGATTACCACCACCATTAGGGTCACAATcttgtaacatagtatctgaggttgaaaaaagacaattgtccatcgagttcaacctatttgtggtctcctatgcatgatgatttgactaaaatttatgactgatgctgatgtcagctgttgcattttatccctttttgtagtaactataatacatgactacgcaccataaccctggatatccttatccattaggaatttatctaacccattcttaaaggtgttgactgagtccgccattacaactccctcaggcatggaattccaaacacgtatcatccttactgtgaaaaagcctttacgacgtatagtgcggaatctcctctcctctaacctgagcgagtgtccacgagtcctatgtgttgatctaaccaaaaacaggtcccgcgcaagctctatgtattgttcccttatatatttgtagatgttgatcatgtcccctcttagtctcctcttttccagtgtagtcttgcaagcctttcctcgtattccatcgtctccatgcccttaattagtttagtcgccctcctcagaaccttttctagctccaggatatcctttttgtagtatggtgcacagaattgtacacagtattcaaggtgtggcctcactagtgatttatataacgggagtataatactctcgtccctagcatcagttccccgttttatgcatgctaatatcttattagccttctttgttgcactgctactttgggtactgctgcttagtttgctatctatgagaccacctaagtctttttcccgtacagtatcccctaatgttaccccattcagtttgtaggtgttatttttgttcttgctaccacagagcattaccttacacttgtctgtgttgaagcgcattctccatttagctgcccatacttctaatttaactaagtcgttctgaagagactctgcatcctcctctgtatttatagccttacacaatttggtatcatctgcaaaaattgacaccatgctctctagatcttctgttaggtagttaatgaaaatattgaacaatagcggtcctaataccgagccttgtggcacaccacttaacacttcagtccaatttgaaagagatccattaaccacaacgcgctgcttcctattatctaaccaattcctgacccaagtgcatatagtgcttcctagccctatttcttgtagcttatatataagtcgcatgtgtggtactgtgtcgaaagctttggcaaagtctaaaaagtttacatccacgtctttaccctgatcgaggtttgcacttactgtttcgtaaaaaccaagtaagttggtttgacaggatctgtccttcataaacccatgttgattccttttaatgaccttattgacttcaaggaacttctgaatactatctcttagaataccttccaatactttccccactatagatgtaagactaactggtctataattacctagttcagctttacttccctttttgaatataggcactacttccgctatacgccagtctttgggaaccatacctgatataactgaatccttaaagatcaaaaatagcggttttgcaagttcagagtgaagctccattagaacccttgggtgaattccatcgggccctggtgatttattaatctttaaatgttttaatcggtcacagactacttcctcgcttaaataagtacctattagtgggatattctcattattgagattgtgagtcagtccctgaattgggtcctctttagtaaatactgttgaaaaaaattaagtatgtccgctatgtcattattttttattaagactcccaacttgtcttttacagggcctatactctccttctttaatctcttgctattaatgtatttaaagaattttttggaatttgatttgctttccttagctACTAATTTTTCTAttcctactttagccgctcttatttctttttgcatattttgttagagtctttatagtgctgaaatgattccgcattcccatcagattaGTATTTttcaaatgctcgccttttcttgcccataagttcatttattttttttattaagccacatcggtttattattattattaatcctttttttgctgctcgtcggaataaatttgagagtatttttagctagtagtgattttaatacatcccatttctctgttgtatttttttctagaaacaaaccttcccaatcaatatcccttaaagtttccctcatcatttcaaagttggctttgctaaagtttagagtcctagttgagccagtataggacggtttatgaaaactgatattgaatgtgaccatattgtggtcgctgtttcctatgggctcccccactttaatatctgatactaattccccattgtttgttaataccaggtctaagattgcattgtacctggtgggttcctcaattagttgaactaagtagttatcattaagtgtgtttaaaaacctattacccctagcagtgtcacatgaatcgtttttccagtttatctctggatagttaaaatctcccatcacaactatgtcttctactcctgctgctctttcaatctgattcagtaacaattcctcatcagatacattaataccaggcggcctgtagcataccccCAAAACTAACTTTTCTGTTCCCTTTTcgtcacatgcaatttctacccacagCGTCTCGACCatatctacagtcccctcctgcaaatcctcccatatatcaggttttaaaaatggttttacgtaaagacacacccctccaccctttttatttagtctgtctctcctaaacagtgtatagccctctagattgactgtccaatcatgagattcgtcccaccaagtttcagtaatgcctataatatcatactgtttgattgctgcaagtatttctagttcaccctttttacc contains the following coding sequences:
- the LOC134984190 gene encoding zinc finger protein 271-like isoform X1, whose product is MMEYHRPLTSLDGPSNRDTPERCPRPLYSQDCTEENHRIPQEDQVKRLSDIKTEDIEGEEETYVTDIKAEDIEGEEETYVTDMKAEDIEGEEETYVTDIQAEDIEGEEEMYVTDIKAEDIEGEEETYVTDIKAEDIEGEEETYVTDIKAEDTEGEEETYVTDIKAEDIEGEEETYVTDIKAEDTEGEEETYVTDIKAEDIEGEEETYVTDMKAEDIEGGEETYVTDIKAEDIEGEEEMYVTDIKVEDTEGEEETYVRGDQQCKEEEIPTDISTAGGHTSRNISEGHLMLSPDCDIKDNDSRQDFPGDNPITLIIHPALSADTPDPGKCSPDYSDIDASVTALRVDTVFPCSIDAKCFTQNTKLITQNTKLISHQTGKAGERPFPCSECGKCFAHKSDLVIHKRIHTGEKPYSSSECGKCFTYKTTLDAHNKSHTGTSKFSCSECGKCFAQKSKLVRHQRSHTGENLFSCSECRKCFTWKSQLVTHQRSHTGEKPFPCSECGKCFAHKSDLVLHQRSHTGEKLFSCSECGKCFTRKSDLITHQRSHTGEKPFPCSECGKRFAHKSDLVLHQRSHTGEKPFSCSECGKCFTRKSDLVIHQRSHTGEKPFPCSECGKCFARKSDLVIHQRSHTGENLFSCSECRKCFTWKSQLVRHQRSHTGEKPFPCSECGKCFAQKSDLVLHQRNHTGEKPFSCSECVKCFTRKTDLIIHQRSHTGEKPFPCSACGKCFAYKSDLVLHQKSHTGEKPFSCSECGKCFPRKADLVIHQRSHTGEKPFPCSECGKCFARKSELVIHQRSHTGENLFACSECGKCFTQKSQLVSHQRSHTGEKPFPCFECGKCFAHKSHLVRHQRCHTGERPFPYSEK
- the LOC134984190 gene encoding zinc finger protein 271-like isoform X2, with the protein product MMEYHRPLTSLDGPSNRDTPERCPRPLYSQDCTEENHRIPQEDQVKRLSDIKTEDIEGEEETYVTDIKAEDIEGEEETYVTDMKAEDIEGEEETYVTDIQAEDIEGEEEMYVTDIKAEDIEGEEETYVTDIKAEDIEGEEETYVTDIKAEDTEGEEETYVTDIKAEDIEGEEETYVTDIKAEDTEGEEETYVTDIKAEDIEGEEETYVTDMKAEDIEGGEETYVTDIKAEDIEGEEEMYVTDIKVEDTEGEEETYVRGDQQCKEEEIPTDISTGGHTSRNISEGHLMLSPDCDIKDNDSRQDFPGDNPITLIIHPALSADTPDPGKCSPDYSDIDASVTALRVDTVFPCSIDAKCFTQNTKLITQNTKLISHQTGKAGERPFPCSECGKCFAHKSDLVIHKRIHTGEKPYSSSECGKCFTYKTTLDAHNKSHTGTSKFSCSECGKCFAQKSKLVRHQRSHTGENLFSCSECRKCFTWKSQLVTHQRSHTGEKPFPCSECGKCFAHKSDLVLHQRSHTGEKLFSCSECGKCFTRKSDLITHQRSHTGEKPFPCSECGKRFAHKSDLVLHQRSHTGEKPFSCSECGKCFTRKSDLVIHQRSHTGEKPFPCSECGKCFARKSDLVIHQRSHTGENLFSCSECRKCFTWKSQLVRHQRSHTGEKPFPCSECGKCFAQKSDLVLHQRNHTGEKPFSCSECVKCFTRKTDLIIHQRSHTGEKPFPCSACGKCFAYKSDLVLHQKSHTGEKPFSCSECGKCFPRKADLVIHQRSHTGEKPFPCSECGKCFARKSELVIHQRSHTGENLFACSECGKCFTQKSQLVSHQRSHTGEKPFPCFECGKCFAHKSHLVRHQRCHTGERPFPYSEK